From a region of the Phragmites australis chromosome 21, lpPhrAust1.1, whole genome shotgun sequence genome:
- the LOC133903464 gene encoding WAT1-related protein At3g02690, chloroplastic-like: protein MPAAACPASACILLTLPSPPRRPPLASARTPAPTRRGGLSIRLAAARREAPPPSPADAVDCVGTGADVECFVDPGAEAPLLPRSPVAEEREGKGGEEEVSPAAFAGGELWEWASLVSPFFFWGTAMVAMKGVIPRTGPFFVAALRLLPAGALLVAFAAARGRKQPSGWAAWLAVAAFGFVDAACFQGFLAEGLQKTSAGLGSVIIDSQPLTVAILASLLFGESIGAIGVGGLVLGVVGLLLLEVPTLSVEGNDTTIWGSGEWWMLLSAQSMAVGTIMVRWVSKYSDPIMATGWHMIIGGLPLLVISVLNHDPALNGHFQDLTWSDILALGYTSIFGSAVSYGVYFYNATRGSLTTLSSLTFLTPMFACIFGYLYLGESFSPVQIGGALLTLVAIYMVNYKSIVGEK from the exons ATGCCCGCCGCCGCGTGTCCCGCGTCCGCCTGCATCCTCCTCACgctcccttcccctcctcgcCGCCCACCGCTCGCCTCCGCACGTACGCCCGCCCCCACCCGCCGCGGCGGCCTCTCCATCCGCCTCGCGGCCGCGCGCCGCgaggcgccgccgccctccCCCGCCGACGCGGTCGATTGCGTCGGCACGGGCGCGGACGTCGAGTGCTTCGTCGACCCTGGCGCCGAGGCGCCCCTCCTTCCACGCTCCCCAGTCGCGGAGGAGCGGGAGGGGAaggggggagaggaggaggtctCTCCCGCGGCGTTCGCGGGCGGGGAGCTCTGGGAGTGGGCGTCCCTGGTGTCGCCCTTCTTCTTCTGGGGCACGGCCATGGTGGCCATGAAGGGGGTCATCCCCCGCACGGGTCCCTTCTTCGTCGCCGCGCTGCGGCTGCTCCCCGCGGGCGCGCTCCTCGTCGCCTTTGCCGCCGCGCGCGGAAGGAAGCAGCCCTCCGGGTGGGCTGCCtggctcgccgtcgccgccttcGGGTTCGTCGACGCCGCCTGCTTCCAG GGGTTTCTAGCGGAGGGCTTGCAGAAGACATCGGCCGGGCTCGGGAGC GTCATCATTGACTCGCAGCCATTGACGGTTGCTATCCTCGCATCACTGCTCTTTGGAGAGTCTATCGGCGCAATAGGAGTTGGAGGGCTCGTGCTGGGTGTTGTTGGGCTTTTGCTTCTCGAG GTTCCAACACTCTCAGTTGAAGGAAATGACACGACAATCTGGGGAAGTGGGGAATGGTGGATGTTACTCTCAGCTCAAAGCATGGCAGTTGGAACTATTATGGTCCGCTGGGTGTCGAAGTATTCAGATCCAATCATGGCAACAGGATGG CACATGATAATAGGTGGGCTTCCAttgctggttatatctgttcTTAACCATGATCCTGCTCTGAATGGACATTTTCAAGATCTTACATGGAGCGATATTTTAGCACTTGGCTATACATCTATATTTGGCAGTGCGGTCAGCTATGGTGTGTACTTCTACAATGCTACTAGAG GTAGCTTGACCACACTTAGTTCTCTTACTTTCTTAACTCCCATGTTTGCATGCATTTTTGG GTACCTCTACCTGGGGGAGTCCTTCTCACCTGTACAGATTGGTGGTGCACTTCTCACACTGGTTGCCATCTACATGGTTAACTACAAAAGCATTGTAGGTGAGAAGTAA
- the LOC133903849 gene encoding uncharacterized protein LOC133903849 yields the protein MGGQMVEKGRPPSNLQCFLDCTTPAVETHILPKTNGRLSADAWNHADIESVEYFNLADLWEQYYEWSAYGAGATVQLPGGEKVVQYYVPYLSGIQLYTNKVLTASRSFGEDNGMDFWSDDEDNEKMSRSWSSTSDESMFNCDVLGGNRKRPGHLYFEFFEVGSPYGRVPLMDKVYELSQGFPGLTSLKSSDLSPVSWMSVAWYPIYHIPYQRNVKDLSACFLTYHTISSSFQDHALDITANGCCHPVANGKQNDHMDKKSNTVSLPPFGLAAHKIQGSLWTNPWTGDYKRMGSLFGAADSWLKQLGVQHHDFNFFITHTI from the exons ATGGGCGGGCAGATGGTGGAGAAGGGGCGGCCGCCGTCCAACCTGCAGTGCTTCTTGGACTGCACCACCCCCGCCGTGGAGACGCACATTCTCCCCAAG ACGAATGGACGATTGTCGGCCGACGCTTGGAACCACGCCGATATAGAAAGCGTCGAGTACTTCAATCTTGCAGATCTCTGGGAGCAATACTACGAGTGGAGCGCGTACGGTGCCGGAGCTACAGTGCAGCTCCCTGGAGGGGAGAAAGTAGTTCAGTACTATGTTCCCTACCTATCAGGGATACAGCTATACACCAACAAAGTCCTGACTGCATCTAG GAGTTTTGGTGAAGATAATGGCATGGATTTCTggagtgatgatgaggacaatgaGAAGATGTCAAGATCCTGGAGTTCGACTTCTGACGAATCAATGTTTAACTGTGATGTGTTAGGGGGCAATAGGAAGCGCCCTGGGCATTTGTACTTTGAGTTCTTTGAAGTCGGCTCACCTTATGGAAGGGTCCCACTCATGGACAAG GTATATGAACTATCACAGGGCTTTCCTGGGTTGACATCGTTGAAGAGTAGCGACCTTTCGCCTGTTAGTTGGATGTCAGTTGCCTG GTATCCTATCTACCACATTCCTTACCAGCGCAACGTGAAGGACTTATCTGCATGCTTCCTAACGTACCATACCATTTCCTCCTCATTTCAAG ATCACGCGCTTGACATCACGGCCAATGGTTGTTGCCATCCAGTTGCCAATGGGAAACAAAATGACCATATGGATAAAAAGAGCAACACAGTATCACTCCCTCCATTTGGCCTTGCAGCACACAAGATACAAGGTTCTCTCTGGACCAACCCATGGACAGGAGATTATAAAAGGATGGGGTCCCTCTTTGGTGCGGCAGACTCCTGGCTTAAGCAGCTTGGAGTCCAGCATCATGACTTCAACTTCTTCATCACTCACACCATATGA